In Brevinematales bacterium, the sequence AAATGTGGAAGCAGAAGAAGTTGCCAATACTGCCCTATTCTTACTAAGCAGTATGTCTTCAGGAATAACCGGTGAAGTTATATATGTTGATGCCGGATACGAAATAATGGGTATGTAAGCTACTCAAATTTATCGCCAATCTTAACTCTATATCCATTTATAAACGATTTCGCGTCCATCGCTTTCGAACTCTCTGGAAGTAGTTTTTCTACTTCCAGTATTCCTTTACCTGTCTTTACACCAAGAGTATCTCCTAATCTAACAATTTGACCAACTTCACCTTCTAAATCTTCCCCTACATACCTCGCTTTGAGTACTTTTATAAGCATTCCTTTATAGAAACAATATGCTTTAGGCCACTCTATAAAAGCCCTGACTTTGCAATGAATTTTTTCTGCGCTTTCATTCCAGTCTATCTTACCATCTTTCTTTTCTATCATTCTCGTATAAGAAGCCATACTCTCATTCTGTGGAATAGCATTAATATTCTCCATAGACAGGAAATCCAAAACTAATTCCACCGAAAGATCAGAAAGTTTTTTAGAAAGTGAAGTGTAATCATCATTATCATCTATAGTTATTTCTTTCTGCAATATTATATCACCAGCATCCATGATTTCATTTATGTAAAAGAGAGTAGTACCTGTTTTTT encodes:
- the fmt gene encoding methionyl-tRNA formyltransferase, which encodes MRIAYFGSGVFSRYVLEGILSSSYGDSVKLIITKQDKHKGRGKILLPTPVKDLALSRGIDYVDNYDIKSREFVEFLKSGDFDVFLVCDYGKIIPRSVFEIPVRGSVGIHPSLLPSYRGPSPIHYAILNGDKKTGTTLFYINEIMDAGDIILQKEITIDDNDDYTSLSKKLSDLSVELVLDFLSMENINAIPQNESMASYTRMIEKKDGKIDWNESAEKIHCKVRAFIEWPKAYCFYKGMLIKVLKARYVGEDLEGEVGQIVRLGDTLGVKTGKGILEVEKLLPESSKAMDAKSFINGYRVKIGDKFE